The region TCATTGTCAAGAAGAGTTAGAAAATTTAAGCAAAATACAAGATAAACTAAAAAATACTAAAATTACTGTAATAATGTATCCATTTATACGTTCTGATAAAGGTTATATAGATTATGAAAAAGAAACATTAGAATATATAAATGAAAAAAAATATAATTTTGAATTCTATTTAGATAAAGATAGAGAAATACTTGAAAAATTAAATCTTACCTCTGTTCCAGCGGTTGGTGTAGTTAAAAA is a window of Streptobacillus canis DNA encoding:
- a CDS encoding TlpA family protein disulfide reductase: MKRILLLLMMIFTFSCFSAGKNEVKVINNTNYETIVKKENNIIVYAAAWCPHCQEELENLSKIQDKLKNTKITVIMYPFIRSDKGYIDYEKETLEYINEKKYNFEFYLDKDREILEKLNLTSVPAVGVVKNGEIIKDVNVDEITIEKLLEIFGG